One window of Syngnathus acus chromosome 16, fSynAcu1.2, whole genome shotgun sequence genomic DNA carries:
- the eva1ba gene encoding eva-1 homolog Ba: MDVKKKEMDLLSNSIAAYAHIKANPESFGLYFVLGVCFGLVLTLCLLVIRISCKPRIRTAAFAAASSTLEKKTARDDEDQESEDEEDDDERDDVEAPSPLLAAAAVTTEIPAGNHSNHSDGTLNVFTSAEELERAQRLEERERIIREIWRNGQPDILGSGTGTIGRVHYY; the protein is encoded by the exons ATGGACgtgaagaaaaaggaaatggaTCTCCTGAGTAACAGTATCGCTGCTTACGCGCACATAAAGG CCAATCCGGAGAGCTTCGGCCTCTACTTTGTGCTCGGCGTGTGCTTCGGCCTGGTTCTGACTCTCTGCTTGCTGGTCATCCGCATCTCCTGCAAGCCTCGCATCCGAACCGCCGCCTTCGCGGCCGCCTCGTCGACGctggagaaaaaaacggcGCGGGACGACGAGGACCAGGAAAGCGAGGACGAGGAAGACGACGACGAGAGGGACGACGTGGAAGCGCCCTCTCCTTtgctcgccgccgccgcagtcACCACGGAGATCCCCGCCGGGAACCACAGCAACCACTCGGACGGGACGCTGAACGTGTtcacctcggccgaggagctGGAGAGGGCGCAGCGGCTGGAGGAGCGCGAGCGCATCATACGGGAAATCTGGAGGAACGGACAGCCGGACATCTTGGGATCGGGGACGGGGACCATCGGGAGAGTGCATTACTACTAA
- the sh3d21 gene encoding SH3 domain-containing protein 21 isoform X2 yields the protein MEVLVLINFEGTMGDEISVRMGDVVKNVTKASEEGWLEGEVRGKRGIFPANFVKEVPVYLMGDSKREPRSIRTTKRVKQVRTCEVVFAYSPLNDDELQLVVGETVEIISEIEDGWWMGIKNGRVGAFPCNFVREIFVAPKDGKHNDSKARPKLSDAVFSKEISQRATVRSKAKTVVECSQVMFNYTAKAEDELDLKIGDVVVILRKETEDDGWWEGELNGRCGFFPDNFVMVIPPMDSLKAGNNSLPPARNIKREVPEKTESPAMDKTVPTKTKDEKPELKDLRSNPPTKVKLPSINKLSPTQLKDKANKGLSKANGAESQHSPKSHEDKNGDHFDGADPDSDKLNHPTANRAKPPQRRPPTGAATGVQTANDSGPELTKKVQSDKLPGLQKGSEHLKPPPAKVDFRPKSPPPLRPAPPRLPAEVQSVAQKDEVTLASLWTEVKDLRMALELLQTRHKNDMKEVKEELQDERNKRLTLQEEVHTLRKKK from the exons ATGG AGGTTCTGGTGCTGATCAACTTCGAGGGCACCATGGGGGACGAGATTTCGGTGCGGATGGGAGACGTGgtgaaaaatgttacaaagGCCAGCGAGGAAGGTTGGCTGGAGGGCGAGGTCCGAGGGAAGCGAGGCATCTTCCCGGCCAACTTTGTCAAG GAGGTGCCTGTTTATTTGATGGGGGACAGCAAGAGAGAACCAAGAAGCATCCGAACAA CCAAGAGGGTGAAACAAGTAAGGACATGCGAGGTGGTGTTTGCCTACAGTCCCTTGAACGACGACGAGCTGCAGCTGGTCGTCGGGGAGACGGTGGAAATCATCAGCGAG ATTGAAGATGGATGGTGGATGGGCATCAAAAACGGCAGAGTGGGGGCGTTTCCGTGCAACTTTGTCAGAGAGATCTTCGTCGCCCCTAAAG ATGGCAAACACAATGATAGCAAAGCCAGACCGAAGCTAAGCGATGCAGTCTTCAGCAAAGAG ATATCCCAGAGAGCGACGGTTCGCAGCAAAGCAAAAACCG TGGTGGAGTGCTCTCAAGTTATGTTCAACTACACGGCCAAAGCGGAAGACGAGCTGGATTTGAAGATTGGGGATGTGGTGGTGATACTGAGAAAG GAAACCGAAGATGACGGCTGGTGGGAGGGCGAGCTCAACGGACGCTGCGGATTCTTCCCCGATAACTTTGTCATGGTGATACCGCCGATGGACAGTCTGAAG GCTGGCAACAACAGCCTACCACCTGCACGCAACATCAAAAGGGAAGTCCCAG AAAAAACAGAGAGCCCAGCCATGGACAAAACTGTgccgacaaaaacaaaag ATGAAAAACCCGAGCTGAAGGATTTGCGAAGCAATCCCCCGACCAAAGTCAAGCTTCCGAGTATCAACAAACTCAGCCCGACTCAACTCAAAGACAAAGCCAACAAGGGTTTATCCAA AGCCAACGGCGCCGAGTCCCAGCACTCGCCAAAATCCCACGAGGATAAAAACGGCGACCATTTCGACGGGGCGGACCCGGACAGTGACAAGCTGAACCACCCCACGGCCAACCGGGCCAAGCCACCCCAGAGGAGACCGCCCACAGGCGCGGCCACCGGAGTGCAG ACTGCAAACGACTCTGGACCAGAACTGACCAAGAAGGTCCAAAGTGATAAACTGCCCGGCTTACAAAAG GGTTCAGAGCATCTCAAGCCACCCCCAGCAAAGGTGGACTTCAGACCCAAGAGTCCGCCTCCGCTGCGCCCGGCACCTCCCCGCTTGCCTGCAGAAGTCCAAAGCGTTGCTCAAAAGGATGAGGTGACGCTGGCGAGTCTGTGGACAGAAGTCAAGGATCTGCGGATGGCTCTGGAGCTTCTGCAGACGCGACACAA AAACGACATGAAGGAAGTGAAGGAAGAACTGCAGGACGAGAGAAACAAACGACTGACGCTGCAG GAAGAAGTACACAcattgagaaagaaaaaataa
- the sh3d21 gene encoding SH3 domain-containing protein 21 isoform X1, with amino-acid sequence MEVLVLINFEGTMGDEISVRMGDVVKNVTKASEEGWLEGEVRGKRGIFPANFVKEVPVYLMGDSKREPRSIRTTKRVKQVRTCEVVFAYSPLNDDELQLVVGETVEIISEIEDGWWMGIKNGRVGAFPCNFVREIFVAPKGESSNYFSSRAGQRPSWNHGKHNDSKARPKLSDAVFSKEISQRATVRSKAKTVVECSQVMFNYTAKAEDELDLKIGDVVVILRKETEDDGWWEGELNGRCGFFPDNFVMVIPPMDSLKAGNNSLPPARNIKREVPEKTESPAMDKTVPTKTKDEKPELKDLRSNPPTKVKLPSINKLSPTQLKDKANKGLSKANGAESQHSPKSHEDKNGDHFDGADPDSDKLNHPTANRAKPPQRRPPTGAATGVQTANDSGPELTKKVQSDKLPGLQKGSEHLKPPPAKVDFRPKSPPPLRPAPPRLPAEVQSVAQKDEVTLASLWTEVKDLRMALELLQTRHKNDMKEVKEELQDERNKRLTLQEEVHTLRKKK; translated from the exons ATGG AGGTTCTGGTGCTGATCAACTTCGAGGGCACCATGGGGGACGAGATTTCGGTGCGGATGGGAGACGTGgtgaaaaatgttacaaagGCCAGCGAGGAAGGTTGGCTGGAGGGCGAGGTCCGAGGGAAGCGAGGCATCTTCCCGGCCAACTTTGTCAAG GAGGTGCCTGTTTATTTGATGGGGGACAGCAAGAGAGAACCAAGAAGCATCCGAACAA CCAAGAGGGTGAAACAAGTAAGGACATGCGAGGTGGTGTTTGCCTACAGTCCCTTGAACGACGACGAGCTGCAGCTGGTCGTCGGGGAGACGGTGGAAATCATCAGCGAG ATTGAAGATGGATGGTGGATGGGCATCAAAAACGGCAGAGTGGGGGCGTTTCCGTGCAACTTTGTCAGAGAGATCTTCGTCGCCCCTAAAGGTGAGTCCAGCAACTACTTTTCGAGCCGAGCAGGGCAAAGACCCTCCTGGAATC ATGGCAAACACAATGATAGCAAAGCCAGACCGAAGCTAAGCGATGCAGTCTTCAGCAAAGAG ATATCCCAGAGAGCGACGGTTCGCAGCAAAGCAAAAACCG TGGTGGAGTGCTCTCAAGTTATGTTCAACTACACGGCCAAAGCGGAAGACGAGCTGGATTTGAAGATTGGGGATGTGGTGGTGATACTGAGAAAG GAAACCGAAGATGACGGCTGGTGGGAGGGCGAGCTCAACGGACGCTGCGGATTCTTCCCCGATAACTTTGTCATGGTGATACCGCCGATGGACAGTCTGAAG GCTGGCAACAACAGCCTACCACCTGCACGCAACATCAAAAGGGAAGTCCCAG AAAAAACAGAGAGCCCAGCCATGGACAAAACTGTgccgacaaaaacaaaag ATGAAAAACCCGAGCTGAAGGATTTGCGAAGCAATCCCCCGACCAAAGTCAAGCTTCCGAGTATCAACAAACTCAGCCCGACTCAACTCAAAGACAAAGCCAACAAGGGTTTATCCAA AGCCAACGGCGCCGAGTCCCAGCACTCGCCAAAATCCCACGAGGATAAAAACGGCGACCATTTCGACGGGGCGGACCCGGACAGTGACAAGCTGAACCACCCCACGGCCAACCGGGCCAAGCCACCCCAGAGGAGACCGCCCACAGGCGCGGCCACCGGAGTGCAG ACTGCAAACGACTCTGGACCAGAACTGACCAAGAAGGTCCAAAGTGATAAACTGCCCGGCTTACAAAAG GGTTCAGAGCATCTCAAGCCACCCCCAGCAAAGGTGGACTTCAGACCCAAGAGTCCGCCTCCGCTGCGCCCGGCACCTCCCCGCTTGCCTGCAGAAGTCCAAAGCGTTGCTCAAAAGGATGAGGTGACGCTGGCGAGTCTGTGGACAGAAGTCAAGGATCTGCGGATGGCTCTGGAGCTTCTGCAGACGCGACACAA AAACGACATGAAGGAAGTGAAGGAAGAACTGCAGGACGAGAGAAACAAACGACTGACGCTGCAG GAAGAAGTACACAcattgagaaagaaaaaataa
- the thrap3a gene encoding thyroid hormone receptor-associated protein 3 isoform X1 → MSRATRSASRSRSHSRSRSRSRSRSRSTSHSQRSHSRSRSRRHRYSSRSRSRSRSRSRSQSPLYNRDKKYQNSRELRGYHRGFRRPYNFRGRGRGYFSRGRYQRGGGGGGGGSRGYNNNNNNYNFRNNWKNYKQNPQKQQKQQHQNQSRGRPYLQKFSGSPPPPGQSHHTDRSPSPLSRQSQHSNASSHGSSPKAPLVANQSSNNVKEELLAKEAQKEGADGEQFEVGDAQGPGGGSTEGGWHILTEYNSSPKKASPENLAVNLQNSQNSNQTGSSSQNDTSNGAPSWETVCNAPSTQMSQEALNQMLSSLDMFKSEEFPDGDKAAISIAFRKFLKEHNKKPKPSWENKSTEANTVDDEADINGPAPAGVAEPPSKCHTEDLNGKVTLNHLLKDSPSASEAEEDGILRKPHSKSQNKDRHNGDVDKANPKVVHSSREPVDECFDRWQSVASSQGADSESSALGEERYNALQLAAIARREMSGTFEELGCKPMKISKSLSTPSPVPLLRRNSDREMFLMTEEDSALLSLRKPEPKINVRMDFLGDSMIGTSEILAQERQLSQDLVQSSKRGQEFRSIFQHVQTAPMQRTTAELFAQHIVTILHHIRAHHFASSRMTLNERFTMYQRQAAARESMKPRKSPEIHRRIDVSPSAFKKHSQVFEAMKSSEDGTNKDVGEKTKGGPMDLRLDIERRKKYSGRERDYDQDGLADSPDTNREKPEETFPKKSNESKCSRSRSSSSSSSSKSLQGDVPKAELKSDGFNRARLASTETTAEKQTTWREFQVRFRGRGWKKGNHPGDCNPDIAGAPKDEDWDKESPPKSRAYYLHDDRDAKVEASKQMDNRGGLGGGGLSRGWPRFIIRKTNVGGANITWAQDKFLVNGEKSGMQEDHTERQKKDGNT, encoded by the exons CTCTAGGTCACGGTCTCGATCACGGTCCCGGTCAAGATCTCAATCGCCACTTTATAACCGCGACAAGAAATATCAGAACAGCCGTGAGTTACGGGGATATCACCGCGGCTTCCGGAGGCCGTACAACTTCCGAGGCAGAGGACGGGGCTACTTCTCACGTGGACGATACCagcgtggtggtggtggtggcggcggcggcagcagaggttacaataacaacaacaacaattataATTTTCGTAACAACTGGAAAAATTACAAGCAGAACCCGCAGAAGCAGCAAAAACAGCAGCATCAAAACCAGTCCCGAGGGCGACCCTACCTCCAGAAATTCTCTGGAAGCCCCCCTCCTCCAGGACAATCCCACCACACTGACCGATCCCCTTCTCCATTATCAAGGCAATCTCAACATTCTAACGCTTCCTCTCATGGCTCTTCTCCCAAAGCCCCTTTGGTGGCTAATCAGAGTTCCAACAATGTAAAAGAGGAGCTCTTGGCCAAGGAGGCCCAGAAAGAAGGGGCAGATGGGGAGCAATTTGAGGTGGGAGATGCCCAAGGTCCAGGTGGTGGGTCAACTGAGGGGGGCTGGCATATCCTGACTGAATACAACAGCAGTCCAAAGAAAGCCAGTCCAGAAAATCTTGCTGTCAATCTTCAGAACAGCCAAAACTCAAACCAGACTGGTAGCTCATCTCAGAATGACACCAGCAATGGTGCCCCCTCTTGGGAGACGGTGTGTAATGCACCAAGTACACAAATGTCACAGGAAGCGCTAAACCAAATGCTTTCAAGCCTTGACATGTTCAAGAGCGAGGAATTCCCTGATGGAGACAAAGCAGCCATCTCCATCGCTTTCAGAAA GTTTCTGAAGGAGCACAATAAAAAACCCAAACCCAGTTGGGAAAACAAGAGCACAGAGGCAAATACTGTAGACGATGAAGCCGATATAAACGGTCCAGCACCGGCAGGTGTCGCTGAGCCACCATCAAAGTGCCACACAGAAGACCTCAACGGCAAAGTGACTTTAAATCATTTACTGAAGGATTCTCCTTCTGCATCTGAGGCGGAGGAGGACGGAATCCTCCGCAAACCTCACTCAAAGTCACAGAACAAAGACAGGCACAATGGAGATGTTGACAAAGCGAATCCAAAGGTTGTTCATTCATCCAGAGAGCCGGTTGATGAGTGCTTTGACAGATGGCAAAGCGTGGCCTCCTCGCAGGGAGCCGACAGCGAATCCAGCGCTCTCGGAGAGGAGAGGTACAATGCGCTGCAATTGGCTGCCATTGCTCGGCGGGAAATGTCGGGAACCTTTGAAGAGCTGGGTTGCAAACCCATGAAAATATCGAAATCTCTCTCGACGCCATCTCCCGTGCCACTGTTGAGGCGGAACTCTGACAGGGAGATGTTTCTGATGACAGAGGAGGACTCAGCGTTGTTGTCCTTGAGAAAACCTGAGCCCAAGATTAATGTCAGAATGGATTTCCTTGGAGACAGCATGATCGG CACTTCCGAGATTTTAGCTCAGGAGCGACAGTTGTCTCAGGACCTGGTGCAATCGTCAAAGAGAGGTCAGGAGTTCCGCTCCATCTTTCAACACGTTCAGACTGCGCCGATGCAGAGAACTACCGCCGAGCTGTTTGCTCAGCACATTGTGACCATCCTGCACCACATCAGAG CTCATCACTTTGCCTCTTCCCGAATGACTCTCAATGAGCGATTCACCATGTACCAAAGGCAAGCTGCAGCGAGGGAGAGCATGAAACCCCGAAAAAGCCCAGAGATTCACAG GAGAATTGACGTATCACCAAGTGCTTTTAAGAAACACTCACAGGTTTTTGAGGCAATGAAAAGCTCAGAGGATGGCACTAACAAG GatgttggggaaaaaacaaagggTGGCCCAATGGACCTTCGGTTGGATATCGAACGGCGTAAAAAGTACTCCGGCCGTGAACGAGATTACGATCAGGACGGGCTTGCTGACTCCCCAGACACTAATCGCGAGAAACCCGAAGAAACGTTCCCCAAGAAATCAAA TGAGAGTAAGTGCTCTCGCTCCAGGTCATCTTCCTCATCGTCCTCCTCAAAGTCCCTTCAGGGTGACGTGCCCAAGGCCGAGCTCAAAAGCGACGGCTTTAACAGGGCTCGGCTAGCTTCGACTGAGACCACTGCAGAGAAACAAACAACGTGGAGGGAATTT CAAGTACGATTTCGCGGAAGAGGCTGGAAGAAGGGCAACCACCCGGGAGACTGCAATCCAGACATTGCAGGAGCACCCAAAGACGAAGACTGGGATAAGGAAAGTCCCCCAAAGAGCAGAGCATACTACTTG CACGATGATAGAGACGCCAAGGTAGAAGCCAGCAAGCAGATGGACAACCGAGGAGGGCTCGGCGGAGGTGGCTTGTCACGTGGATGGCCGAGGTTTATCATACGAAAAACCAACGTCGGGGGAGCCAACATCACGTGGGCCCAAGATAAGTTCCTGGTCAACGGAGAGAAAAGTGGCATGCAGGAAGACCATACAGAACGGCAAAAGAAAGATGGAAATACTTGA
- the thrap3a gene encoding thyroid hormone receptor-associated protein 3 isoform X2 gives MKKRTRSRSRSRSRSRSRSQSPLYNRDKKYQNSRELRGYHRGFRRPYNFRGRGRGYFSRGRYQRGGGGGGGGSRGYNNNNNNYNFRNNWKNYKQNPQKQQKQQHQNQSRGRPYLQKFSGSPPPPGQSHHTDRSPSPLSRQSQHSNASSHGSSPKAPLVANQSSNNVKEELLAKEAQKEGADGEQFEVGDAQGPGGGSTEGGWHILTEYNSSPKKASPENLAVNLQNSQNSNQTGSSSQNDTSNGAPSWETVCNAPSTQMSQEALNQMLSSLDMFKSEEFPDGDKAAISIAFRKFLKEHNKKPKPSWENKSTEANTVDDEADINGPAPAGVAEPPSKCHTEDLNGKVTLNHLLKDSPSASEAEEDGILRKPHSKSQNKDRHNGDVDKANPKVVHSSREPVDECFDRWQSVASSQGADSESSALGEERYNALQLAAIARREMSGTFEELGCKPMKISKSLSTPSPVPLLRRNSDREMFLMTEEDSALLSLRKPEPKINVRMDFLGDSMIGTSEILAQERQLSQDLVQSSKRGQEFRSIFQHVQTAPMQRTTAELFAQHIVTILHHIRAHHFASSRMTLNERFTMYQRQAAARESMKPRKSPEIHRRIDVSPSAFKKHSQVFEAMKSSEDGTNKDVGEKTKGGPMDLRLDIERRKKYSGRERDYDQDGLADSPDTNREKPEETFPKKSNESKCSRSRSSSSSSSSKSLQGDVPKAELKSDGFNRARLASTETTAEKQTTWREFQVRFRGRGWKKGNHPGDCNPDIAGAPKDEDWDKESPPKSRAYYLHDDRDAKVEASKQMDNRGGLGGGGLSRGWPRFIIRKTNVGGANITWAQDKFLVNGEKSGMQEDHTERQKKDGNT, from the exons CTCTAGGTCACGGTCTCGATCACGGTCCCGGTCAAGATCTCAATCGCCACTTTATAACCGCGACAAGAAATATCAGAACAGCCGTGAGTTACGGGGATATCACCGCGGCTTCCGGAGGCCGTACAACTTCCGAGGCAGAGGACGGGGCTACTTCTCACGTGGACGATACCagcgtggtggtggtggtggcggcggcggcagcagaggttacaataacaacaacaacaattataATTTTCGTAACAACTGGAAAAATTACAAGCAGAACCCGCAGAAGCAGCAAAAACAGCAGCATCAAAACCAGTCCCGAGGGCGACCCTACCTCCAGAAATTCTCTGGAAGCCCCCCTCCTCCAGGACAATCCCACCACACTGACCGATCCCCTTCTCCATTATCAAGGCAATCTCAACATTCTAACGCTTCCTCTCATGGCTCTTCTCCCAAAGCCCCTTTGGTGGCTAATCAGAGTTCCAACAATGTAAAAGAGGAGCTCTTGGCCAAGGAGGCCCAGAAAGAAGGGGCAGATGGGGAGCAATTTGAGGTGGGAGATGCCCAAGGTCCAGGTGGTGGGTCAACTGAGGGGGGCTGGCATATCCTGACTGAATACAACAGCAGTCCAAAGAAAGCCAGTCCAGAAAATCTTGCTGTCAATCTTCAGAACAGCCAAAACTCAAACCAGACTGGTAGCTCATCTCAGAATGACACCAGCAATGGTGCCCCCTCTTGGGAGACGGTGTGTAATGCACCAAGTACACAAATGTCACAGGAAGCGCTAAACCAAATGCTTTCAAGCCTTGACATGTTCAAGAGCGAGGAATTCCCTGATGGAGACAAAGCAGCCATCTCCATCGCTTTCAGAAA GTTTCTGAAGGAGCACAATAAAAAACCCAAACCCAGTTGGGAAAACAAGAGCACAGAGGCAAATACTGTAGACGATGAAGCCGATATAAACGGTCCAGCACCGGCAGGTGTCGCTGAGCCACCATCAAAGTGCCACACAGAAGACCTCAACGGCAAAGTGACTTTAAATCATTTACTGAAGGATTCTCCTTCTGCATCTGAGGCGGAGGAGGACGGAATCCTCCGCAAACCTCACTCAAAGTCACAGAACAAAGACAGGCACAATGGAGATGTTGACAAAGCGAATCCAAAGGTTGTTCATTCATCCAGAGAGCCGGTTGATGAGTGCTTTGACAGATGGCAAAGCGTGGCCTCCTCGCAGGGAGCCGACAGCGAATCCAGCGCTCTCGGAGAGGAGAGGTACAATGCGCTGCAATTGGCTGCCATTGCTCGGCGGGAAATGTCGGGAACCTTTGAAGAGCTGGGTTGCAAACCCATGAAAATATCGAAATCTCTCTCGACGCCATCTCCCGTGCCACTGTTGAGGCGGAACTCTGACAGGGAGATGTTTCTGATGACAGAGGAGGACTCAGCGTTGTTGTCCTTGAGAAAACCTGAGCCCAAGATTAATGTCAGAATGGATTTCCTTGGAGACAGCATGATCGG CACTTCCGAGATTTTAGCTCAGGAGCGACAGTTGTCTCAGGACCTGGTGCAATCGTCAAAGAGAGGTCAGGAGTTCCGCTCCATCTTTCAACACGTTCAGACTGCGCCGATGCAGAGAACTACCGCCGAGCTGTTTGCTCAGCACATTGTGACCATCCTGCACCACATCAGAG CTCATCACTTTGCCTCTTCCCGAATGACTCTCAATGAGCGATTCACCATGTACCAAAGGCAAGCTGCAGCGAGGGAGAGCATGAAACCCCGAAAAAGCCCAGAGATTCACAG GAGAATTGACGTATCACCAAGTGCTTTTAAGAAACACTCACAGGTTTTTGAGGCAATGAAAAGCTCAGAGGATGGCACTAACAAG GatgttggggaaaaaacaaagggTGGCCCAATGGACCTTCGGTTGGATATCGAACGGCGTAAAAAGTACTCCGGCCGTGAACGAGATTACGATCAGGACGGGCTTGCTGACTCCCCAGACACTAATCGCGAGAAACCCGAAGAAACGTTCCCCAAGAAATCAAA TGAGAGTAAGTGCTCTCGCTCCAGGTCATCTTCCTCATCGTCCTCCTCAAAGTCCCTTCAGGGTGACGTGCCCAAGGCCGAGCTCAAAAGCGACGGCTTTAACAGGGCTCGGCTAGCTTCGACTGAGACCACTGCAGAGAAACAAACAACGTGGAGGGAATTT CAAGTACGATTTCGCGGAAGAGGCTGGAAGAAGGGCAACCACCCGGGAGACTGCAATCCAGACATTGCAGGAGCACCCAAAGACGAAGACTGGGATAAGGAAAGTCCCCCAAAGAGCAGAGCATACTACTTG CACGATGATAGAGACGCCAAGGTAGAAGCCAGCAAGCAGATGGACAACCGAGGAGGGCTCGGCGGAGGTGGCTTGTCACGTGGATGGCCGAGGTTTATCATACGAAAAACCAACGTCGGGGGAGCCAACATCACGTGGGCCCAAGATAAGTTCCTGGTCAACGGAGAGAAAAGTGGCATGCAGGAAGACCATACAGAACGGCAAAAGAAAGATGGAAATACTTGA